Proteins co-encoded in one candidate division KSB1 bacterium genomic window:
- a CDS encoding bifunctional 3,4-dihydroxy-2-butanone-4-phosphate synthase/GTP cyclohydrolase II has protein sequence MPEVFDSVESAIEAYRRGDILIVVDDEDRENEGDFVMAAEKVTPEKINFLAKYGRGLICVAMTGERLDELDLQPMVTDNTAHLGTMFTVSVDARRNTTTGISAQDRAETVRALIDPATKPRDLARPGHIFPLRAQPGGVLSRAGHTEAAVDLARLAGLYPAGVLCEIMDEDGTMARVPRLRKLAKRFGLKMITVRDLIEYRSRTEVLVKKVVTTSFPTKYGRFVLHLYESAIDEHHHLAVVKGEVNTEEPVLVRVHSQCLTGDVFGSLRCDCGEQLEKALQAIEKEGRGVLLYMRQEGRGIGLANKLVAYRLQELGRDTVEANEELGFKADLRDYGIGAQILRDLGIRKIRLLTNNPRKIIGLTGHGLEVVERVPIEVPPNPVNAAYLETKRDKLGHLILQAEGDRSLNEEEMALCRCVK, from the coding sequence GAGGGCGACTTTGTCATGGCCGCGGAAAAGGTCACACCCGAAAAGATCAATTTTCTGGCCAAGTATGGACGGGGTTTGATCTGCGTGGCGATGACCGGTGAGCGTCTGGACGAGCTGGACCTGCAGCCGATGGTGACCGATAACACCGCACACCTGGGAACGATGTTCACCGTATCGGTTGACGCGCGGCGCAATACCACGACAGGTATTTCTGCCCAAGACCGGGCAGAGACGGTGCGTGCCCTGATTGACCCTGCGACCAAACCGCGCGACCTTGCCAGGCCAGGACATATCTTTCCGCTCCGGGCACAGCCCGGCGGTGTACTCAGCAGGGCAGGACACACTGAGGCGGCCGTAGACCTGGCGCGACTGGCCGGCCTGTATCCTGCGGGCGTGCTCTGCGAGATCATGGACGAAGACGGCACTATGGCACGAGTGCCGCGTCTCCGCAAGCTCGCCAAGCGCTTTGGTTTGAAGATGATCACCGTGCGGGACCTGATCGAGTATCGCTCCCGTACCGAAGTGCTCGTCAAGAAGGTAGTCACCACTTCTTTCCCAACGAAATACGGCAGGTTTGTCCTACACCTGTACGAAAGCGCCATCGATGAGCACCATCACCTGGCGGTAGTCAAAGGGGAGGTGAACACGGAAGAGCCGGTGCTGGTGCGTGTGCACTCCCAGTGTTTGACTGGCGACGTGTTTGGCTCTCTGCGCTGTGACTGCGGCGAGCAGCTGGAAAAAGCGCTCCAAGCCATCGAGAAAGAAGGCCGCGGCGTGCTGCTTTACATGCGCCAGGAAGGCCGCGGCATAGGATTGGCAAACAAGTTGGTGGCCTATCGCCTGCAGGAGTTGGGGCGCGACACTGTGGAGGCAAACGAAGAGTTGGGCTTCAAAGCCGACCTGCGTGACTATGGCATAGGTGCGCAAATTCTGCGCGATCTGGGCATTAGAAAGATTCGCCTGCTAACCAACAACCCGCGCAAGATCATAGGTCTAACAGGACACGGGCTGGAGGTGGTGGAGCGCGTCCCCATCGAAGTGCCCCCCAATCCGGTCAATGCCGCCTACCTGGAGACGAAGCGCGACAAACTCGGCCATCTTATTCTACAGGCAGAAGGTGACCGTAGCCTCAACGAGGAGGAAATGGCCCTCTGCAGGTGTGTCAAGTAG
- the ribE gene encoding 6,7-dimethyl-8-ribityllumazine synthase translates to MPLTTEGLLSAKDRSFAIVVSRFNELISKQLLEGALDCLRRHGAAEDKVHVVWVPGSFEIPAVAQRLAASKRYDAVICLGAVIRGATPHFEYIAAEVTKGIAHVGLTTGVPTIYGVLTPDNLEQALERAGTKAGNKGWQAALSAIEMADLFARLA, encoded by the coding sequence ATGCCGCTAACAACCGAGGGTTTGCTGAGCGCCAAGGACCGGTCATTCGCCATTGTGGTGAGCCGATTCAACGAGCTGATTTCCAAGCAGCTTCTGGAGGGAGCACTGGACTGTTTGCGGCGTCATGGGGCTGCTGAAGATAAGGTCCATGTAGTGTGGGTTCCGGGTTCATTCGAAATACCCGCTGTGGCGCAGCGCCTTGCTGCTTCCAAGCGCTACGACGCGGTGATCTGCTTGGGGGCTGTGATTCGGGGTGCCACGCCCCACTTTGAGTATATCGCGGCAGAGGTGACCAAGGGCATCGCGCACGTGGGACTTACCACTGGAGTGCCGACCATTTACGGAGTGCTGACCCCGGATAACCTGGAGCAGGCTTTGGAACGGGCTGGTACCAAGGCCGGCAATAAAGGGTGGCAAGCGGCTCTCAGTGCCATCGAGATGGCCGACCTGTTCGCACGCCTGGCGTAG